Part of the Zingiber officinale cultivar Zhangliang chromosome 8A, Zo_v1.1, whole genome shotgun sequence genome, AATTATCatggtgtgtgcattgtgatgtcccatcacttgaaaaaataataattttgtgcGCGCATTGTGATGTCTCATCtcctgaaataataataatgatgtgtgcattgtgatgtcctttcatctgcaaaaataataatgttgtgtgtgcattgtgatgccCCATCTcctaaaaaaataatagtgttgTGTGTTCATTGTAATGCCCCATCTTCTGAAATAATTATAAtagtgtgtgcattgtgatgtcctATCACCTGCAAAAATAATAGTGTTGTGTATACATTATAAATACATACCATAACTGAAAACAATTCAATCACATTCTTCATCTCAAAAAATGAGTGCTAAATATGAAGGTACATCAAATTTATCATCCTCAAGCTCTGAATATGATGATATATTTGAAGCACACAGAAGGCTTATCACTCAAGCGATCTACCGAAATAATCAAGTCATTTTGAAACATCTGAGtgaagaaagcaacaaaggcAAACATCAAGGATCTATTCCTGGTCACATAGTGATCCATCGTAATAGAGAAGCTGCTGATCGTAATCTATTCAATGATTACTTTGTCGAAAATCCTACATATAATGCTGCAATGTTTTGAAGAAGATTCCGGATGGGAAGAAATTTATTTATGTGTATTTTTAACGAGGTTAGTAATCATGATAATTATTTTGTGTAGAAAAGAGACGGAGTTGGAAaacttggtttgtcaagtttaCAAAAAATGATGGCTGCATTTCGAATATTGACATATGGTGTACTGGCAGACGCTACTGATGAGTACATCAAAATAGGAGAATCAACTGCCATAGAAAGTGTGAAAAGATTTTGTCGTGCTGTTGTTGAAGTATTTGGAGGACAGTACCTACGATCACCCAATGCTAATGATGTTGCCAGGCTTCTTCATATTGGTGAGCAGCGTGGTTTTCCTGGTATGTTGGGTAGTCTAGATTGCATGCATTGGAGGTGGAAAAATTGCCCAACAGTATGGGCTGGGCAATATTCTGGTCGCAGTGGAAAGCCAACAATTATTCTAGAAGTTGTAGCTGATTATGATCTTTGGATATAGCATGCATATTTCGGTTTACCTGGATCTAACAATGACATTAATGTATTGGAGTCTTCTCATCTTTTTTCTAACCTTGCTCAAGGTATTACTCCCCCTGCTCGTTATGTCATTCAAGGAAAAGAGTACAACATGAGTTACTATTTAGCTGATGGCATATACCCAAAATGGTTAACACTTGTTCAAACAATTCAAGATCCACGCGGTACAAAGAATAAGTTGTT contains:
- the LOC122010808 gene encoding uncharacterized protein LOC122010808: MAAFRILTYGVLADATDEYIKIGESTAIESVKRFCRAVVEVFGGQYLRSPNANDVARLLHIGEQRGFPGITPPARYVIQGKEYNMSYYLADGIYPKWLTLVQTIQDPRGTKNKLFAMKQETWRKDVERAFGVLQSRFAIIAGPSHFW